The Pongo abelii isolate AG06213 chromosome 23, NHGRI_mPonAbe1-v2.0_pri, whole genome shotgun sequence genome includes a window with the following:
- the NCAPH2 gene encoding condensin-2 complex subunit H2 isoform X1, protein MEDVEARFAHLLQPIRDLTKNWEVDVAAQLGEYLEELDQICISFDEGKTTMNFIEAALLIQGSACVYSKKVEYLYSLVYQALDFISGKRRAKQLSSVQEDRANGVASSGVPQEAENEFLSLDDFPDSRTNVDLKNDQAPSEVLLIPLLPMALVAPDEMEKNNNPLYSRQGEVLASRKDFRMNTCVPHPRGAFMLEPEGMSPMEPAGISPMPGTQKDAGRTEEQPMEVSVCRSPVPALGFSQEPGPSPEGPMPLGGGEDEDAEEAVELPEASAPKAALEPEEPRSPQQSAGLPRRYMLREREGAPEPASCVKETPDPWQSLDPFDSLESKPFKKGRPYSVPPCVEEALGQKRKRKGAAKLQDFHQWYLAAYADHADSRRLRRKGPSFADMEVLYWTHVKEQLETLRKLQRREVAEQWLRPTEEDHLEDSLEDLGAAADDFLEPEEYVEPEGVDPREAAGLDAVPMSLSYEELVRRNVELFIATSQKFVQETELSQRIKDWEDTVQPLLQEQEQHVPFDIHTYGDQLVSRFPQLNEWCPFAELVAGQPAFEVCRSMLASLQLANDYTVEITQQPGLETAVDTMSLRLLTHQRAHKRFQTYAAPSMAQP, encoded by the exons CTGGATCAGATCTGTATTTCTTTTGACGAAGGCAAGACCACAATGAACTTCATTGAGGCAGCGTTGTTGATCCAGGGCTCTGCTTGTGTCTACAGTAAGAAG GTGGAATACCTCTACTCACTTGTCTACCAGGCCCTTGATTTCATCTCTGGAAAGAG GCGGGCCAAGCAGCTCTCATCGGTGCAGGAGGACAGGGCCAATGGGGTTGCCAGCTCTGGGGtcccccaggaggcagagaatgaG TTCCTGTCGCTGGATGACTTCCCTGACTCCCGGACTAATGTGGATCTCAAGAATGATCAGGCGCCCAGT GAGGTCCTCCTCATCCCCCTGCTGCCCATGGCCCTGGTAGCCCCTGATGAAATGGAGAAGAACAACAATCCCCTGTACAG CCGTCAGGGTGAGGTCCTGGCCAGCCGGAAGGATTTCAGGATGAACACGTGCGTTCCCCACCCCAGAGGGGCCTTCATGTTGGAGCCAGAGGGCATGTCCCCCATGGAGCCAGCGGGCATTTCCCCCATGCCAGGGACCCAGAAGG ACGCCGGGAGGACTGAGGAGCAGCCAATGGAAGTTTCCGTGTGCAGGAGCCCTGTCCCAGCACTCGGCTTCTCCCAGGAGCCAG GCCCCTCTCCAGAAGGCCCGATGCCCCTGGGCGGGGGTGAAGACGAGGATGCAGAGGAGGCAGtagagcttcctgaggcctcggCCCCCAAGGCCGCTCTGGAACCCGAGGAGCCCAGGAGCCCGCAGCAG AGTGCTGGCCTGCCCAGGAGGTACATGCTGCGGGAGCGAGAGGGGGCCCCAGAGCCTGCATCCTGCGTGAAG GAGACTCCAGACCCCTGGCAGAGCCTGGACCCCTTTGACTCCCTGGAGTCTAAGCCCTTCAAGAAAG GTAGGCCTTACTCTGTGCCCCCCTGTGTGGAGGAGGCTCTGGGACAGAAGCGCAAGAGGAAGGGCGCTGCCAAGTTGCAGGACTTCCACCAGTGGTACCTGGCTGCCT ATGCTGACCATGCTGACAGCAGGAGGCTTCGGCGAAAGGGTCCGTCCTTTGCAG ACATGGAGGTCCTGTACTGGACACACGTGAAGGAGCAGTTGGAAACTCTCCGGAAGCTGCAGAGGAGGGAG GTGGCTGAGCAGTGGCTGCGGCCTACAGAGGAGGACCACCTGGAGGATTCCCTGGAAGACCTGGGGGCAGCAG CAGATGACTTTCTAGAGCCTGAGGAGTATGTGGAACCCGAGGGAGTAGACCCCAGGGAAGCTGCTGGCCTTG ACGCAGTGCCGATGTCCCTGAGCTACGAGGAGCTGGTTCGAAGGAATGTG GAGCTCTTCATCGCCACCTCTCAGAAGTTTGTCCAGGAGACAGAGCTGAGCCAGCGCATCAAGGACTGGGAGGACACAGTGCAGCCTCTGCTCCAGGAGCAG GAGCAGCATGTGCCCTTTGACATCCACACCTATGGGGACCAGTTGGTCTCACGGTTCCCCCAGCTCAATGAGTGGTGTCCCTTTGCGGAGCTGGTGGCTGGGCAGCCGGCCTTCGAGGTGTGCCGTTCCATGCTGGCCTCCCTGCAGCTG GCCAATGACTACACGGTGGAGATTACCCAGCAGCCCGGGCTGGAGACAGCTGTGGACACCATGTCCCTGAGACTGCTCACGCACCAGCGAGCCCACAAGCGCTTCCAGACCTACGCGGCCCCCTCCATGGCGCAGCCCTGA
- the NCAPH2 gene encoding condensin-2 complex subunit H2 isoform X2 — protein MEDVEARFAHLLQPIRDLTKNWEVDVAAQLGEYLEELDQICISFDEGKTTMNFIEAALLIQGSACVYSKKVEYLYSLVYQALDFISGKRRAKQLSSVQEDRANGVASSGVPQEAENEFLSLDDFPDSRTNVDLKNDQAPSEVLLIPLLPMALVAPDEMEKNNNPLYSRQGEVLASRKDFRMNTCVPHPRGAFMLEPEGMSPMEPAGISPMPGTQKDAGRTEEQPMEVSVCRSPVPALGFSQEPGPSPEGPMPLGGGEDEDAEEAVELPEASAPKAALEPEEPRSPQQSAGLPRRYMLREREGAPEPASCVKETPDPWQSLDPFDSLESKPFKKGRPYSVPPCVEEALGQKRKRKGAAKLQDFHQWYLAAYADHADSRRLRRKGPSFADMEVLYWTHVKEQLETLRKLQRREVAEQWLRPTEEDHLEDSLEDLGAADDFLEPEEYVEPEGVDPREAAGLDAVPMSLSYEELVRRNVELFIATSQKFVQETELSQRIKDWEDTVQPLLQEQEQHVPFDIHTYGDQLVSRFPQLNEWCPFAELVAGQPAFEVCRSMLASLQLANDYTVEITQQPGLETAVDTMSLRLLTHQRAHKRFQTYAAPSMAQP, from the exons CTGGATCAGATCTGTATTTCTTTTGACGAAGGCAAGACCACAATGAACTTCATTGAGGCAGCGTTGTTGATCCAGGGCTCTGCTTGTGTCTACAGTAAGAAG GTGGAATACCTCTACTCACTTGTCTACCAGGCCCTTGATTTCATCTCTGGAAAGAG GCGGGCCAAGCAGCTCTCATCGGTGCAGGAGGACAGGGCCAATGGGGTTGCCAGCTCTGGGGtcccccaggaggcagagaatgaG TTCCTGTCGCTGGATGACTTCCCTGACTCCCGGACTAATGTGGATCTCAAGAATGATCAGGCGCCCAGT GAGGTCCTCCTCATCCCCCTGCTGCCCATGGCCCTGGTAGCCCCTGATGAAATGGAGAAGAACAACAATCCCCTGTACAG CCGTCAGGGTGAGGTCCTGGCCAGCCGGAAGGATTTCAGGATGAACACGTGCGTTCCCCACCCCAGAGGGGCCTTCATGTTGGAGCCAGAGGGCATGTCCCCCATGGAGCCAGCGGGCATTTCCCCCATGCCAGGGACCCAGAAGG ACGCCGGGAGGACTGAGGAGCAGCCAATGGAAGTTTCCGTGTGCAGGAGCCCTGTCCCAGCACTCGGCTTCTCCCAGGAGCCAG GCCCCTCTCCAGAAGGCCCGATGCCCCTGGGCGGGGGTGAAGACGAGGATGCAGAGGAGGCAGtagagcttcctgaggcctcggCCCCCAAGGCCGCTCTGGAACCCGAGGAGCCCAGGAGCCCGCAGCAG AGTGCTGGCCTGCCCAGGAGGTACATGCTGCGGGAGCGAGAGGGGGCCCCAGAGCCTGCATCCTGCGTGAAG GAGACTCCAGACCCCTGGCAGAGCCTGGACCCCTTTGACTCCCTGGAGTCTAAGCCCTTCAAGAAAG GTAGGCCTTACTCTGTGCCCCCCTGTGTGGAGGAGGCTCTGGGACAGAAGCGCAAGAGGAAGGGCGCTGCCAAGTTGCAGGACTTCCACCAGTGGTACCTGGCTGCCT ATGCTGACCATGCTGACAGCAGGAGGCTTCGGCGAAAGGGTCCGTCCTTTGCAG ACATGGAGGTCCTGTACTGGACACACGTGAAGGAGCAGTTGGAAACTCTCCGGAAGCTGCAGAGGAGGGAG GTGGCTGAGCAGTGGCTGCGGCCTACAGAGGAGGACCACCTGGAGGATTCCCTGGAAGACCTGGGGGCAGCAG ATGACTTTCTAGAGCCTGAGGAGTATGTGGAACCCGAGGGAGTAGACCCCAGGGAAGCTGCTGGCCTTG ACGCAGTGCCGATGTCCCTGAGCTACGAGGAGCTGGTTCGAAGGAATGTG GAGCTCTTCATCGCCACCTCTCAGAAGTTTGTCCAGGAGACAGAGCTGAGCCAGCGCATCAAGGACTGGGAGGACACAGTGCAGCCTCTGCTCCAGGAGCAG GAGCAGCATGTGCCCTTTGACATCCACACCTATGGGGACCAGTTGGTCTCACGGTTCCCCCAGCTCAATGAGTGGTGTCCCTTTGCGGAGCTGGTGGCTGGGCAGCCGGCCTTCGAGGTGTGCCGTTCCATGCTGGCCTCCCTGCAGCTG GCCAATGACTACACGGTGGAGATTACCCAGCAGCCCGGGCTGGAGACAGCTGTGGACACCATGTCCCTGAGACTGCTCACGCACCAGCGAGCCCACAAGCGCTTCCAGACCTACGCGGCCCCCTCCATGGCGCAGCCCTGA
- the NCAPH2 gene encoding condensin-2 complex subunit H2 isoform X3: MNFIEAALLIQGSACVYSKKVEYLYSLVYQALDFISGKRRAKQLSSVQEDRANGVASSGVPQEAENEFLSLDDFPDSRTNVDLKNDQAPSEVLLIPLLPMALVAPDEMEKNNNPLYSRQGEVLASRKDFRMNTCVPHPRGAFMLEPEGMSPMEPAGISPMPGTQKDAGRTEEQPMEVSVCRSPVPALGFSQEPGPSPEGPMPLGGGEDEDAEEAVELPEASAPKAALEPEEPRSPQQSAGLPRRYMLREREGAPEPASCVKETPDPWQSLDPFDSLESKPFKKGRPYSVPPCVEEALGQKRKRKGAAKLQDFHQWYLAAYADHADSRRLRRKGPSFADMEVLYWTHVKEQLETLRKLQRREVAEQWLRPTEEDHLEDSLEDLGAAADDFLEPEEYVEPEGVDPREAAGLDAVPMSLSYEELVRRNVELFIATSQKFVQETELSQRIKDWEDTVQPLLQEQEQHVPFDIHTYGDQLVSRFPQLNEWCPFAELVAGQPAFEVCRSMLASLQLANDYTVEITQQPGLETAVDTMSLRLLTHQRAHKRFQTYAAPSMAQP; the protein is encoded by the exons ATGAACTTCATTGAGGCAGCGTTGTTGATCCAGGGCTCTGCTTGTGTCTACAGTAAGAAG GTGGAATACCTCTACTCACTTGTCTACCAGGCCCTTGATTTCATCTCTGGAAAGAG GCGGGCCAAGCAGCTCTCATCGGTGCAGGAGGACAGGGCCAATGGGGTTGCCAGCTCTGGGGtcccccaggaggcagagaatgaG TTCCTGTCGCTGGATGACTTCCCTGACTCCCGGACTAATGTGGATCTCAAGAATGATCAGGCGCCCAGT GAGGTCCTCCTCATCCCCCTGCTGCCCATGGCCCTGGTAGCCCCTGATGAAATGGAGAAGAACAACAATCCCCTGTACAG CCGTCAGGGTGAGGTCCTGGCCAGCCGGAAGGATTTCAGGATGAACACGTGCGTTCCCCACCCCAGAGGGGCCTTCATGTTGGAGCCAGAGGGCATGTCCCCCATGGAGCCAGCGGGCATTTCCCCCATGCCAGGGACCCAGAAGG ACGCCGGGAGGACTGAGGAGCAGCCAATGGAAGTTTCCGTGTGCAGGAGCCCTGTCCCAGCACTCGGCTTCTCCCAGGAGCCAG GCCCCTCTCCAGAAGGCCCGATGCCCCTGGGCGGGGGTGAAGACGAGGATGCAGAGGAGGCAGtagagcttcctgaggcctcggCCCCCAAGGCCGCTCTGGAACCCGAGGAGCCCAGGAGCCCGCAGCAG AGTGCTGGCCTGCCCAGGAGGTACATGCTGCGGGAGCGAGAGGGGGCCCCAGAGCCTGCATCCTGCGTGAAG GAGACTCCAGACCCCTGGCAGAGCCTGGACCCCTTTGACTCCCTGGAGTCTAAGCCCTTCAAGAAAG GTAGGCCTTACTCTGTGCCCCCCTGTGTGGAGGAGGCTCTGGGACAGAAGCGCAAGAGGAAGGGCGCTGCCAAGTTGCAGGACTTCCACCAGTGGTACCTGGCTGCCT ATGCTGACCATGCTGACAGCAGGAGGCTTCGGCGAAAGGGTCCGTCCTTTGCAG ACATGGAGGTCCTGTACTGGACACACGTGAAGGAGCAGTTGGAAACTCTCCGGAAGCTGCAGAGGAGGGAG GTGGCTGAGCAGTGGCTGCGGCCTACAGAGGAGGACCACCTGGAGGATTCCCTGGAAGACCTGGGGGCAGCAG CAGATGACTTTCTAGAGCCTGAGGAGTATGTGGAACCCGAGGGAGTAGACCCCAGGGAAGCTGCTGGCCTTG ACGCAGTGCCGATGTCCCTGAGCTACGAGGAGCTGGTTCGAAGGAATGTG GAGCTCTTCATCGCCACCTCTCAGAAGTTTGTCCAGGAGACAGAGCTGAGCCAGCGCATCAAGGACTGGGAGGACACAGTGCAGCCTCTGCTCCAGGAGCAG GAGCAGCATGTGCCCTTTGACATCCACACCTATGGGGACCAGTTGGTCTCACGGTTCCCCCAGCTCAATGAGTGGTGTCCCTTTGCGGAGCTGGTGGCTGGGCAGCCGGCCTTCGAGGTGTGCCGTTCCATGCTGGCCTCCCTGCAGCTG GCCAATGACTACACGGTGGAGATTACCCAGCAGCCCGGGCTGGAGACAGCTGTGGACACCATGTCCCTGAGACTGCTCACGCACCAGCGAGCCCACAAGCGCTTCCAGACCTACGCGGCCCCCTCCATGGCGCAGCCCTGA
- the NCAPH2 gene encoding condensin-2 complex subunit H2 isoform X4, protein MVGPLFCGGEGQEVEYLYSLVYQALDFISGKRRAKQLSSVQEDRANGVASSGVPQEAENEFLSLDDFPDSRTNVDLKNDQAPSEVLLIPLLPMALVAPDEMEKNNNPLYSRQGEVLASRKDFRMNTCVPHPRGAFMLEPEGMSPMEPAGISPMPGTQKDAGRTEEQPMEVSVCRSPVPALGFSQEPGPSPEGPMPLGGGEDEDAEEAVELPEASAPKAALEPEEPRSPQQSAGLPRRYMLREREGAPEPASCVKETPDPWQSLDPFDSLESKPFKKGRPYSVPPCVEEALGQKRKRKGAAKLQDFHQWYLAAYADHADSRRLRRKGPSFADMEVLYWTHVKEQLETLRKLQRREVAEQWLRPTEEDHLEDSLEDLGAAADDFLEPEEYVEPEGVDPREAAGLDAVPMSLSYEELVRRNVELFIATSQKFVQETELSQRIKDWEDTVQPLLQEQEQHVPFDIHTYGDQLVSRFPQLNEWCPFAELVAGQPAFEVCRSMLASLQLANDYTVEITQQPGLETAVDTMSLRLLTHQRAHKRFQTYAAPSMAQP, encoded by the exons ATGGTGGGGCCTCTGTTCTGTGGAGGAGAAGGACAGGAA GTGGAATACCTCTACTCACTTGTCTACCAGGCCCTTGATTTCATCTCTGGAAAGAG GCGGGCCAAGCAGCTCTCATCGGTGCAGGAGGACAGGGCCAATGGGGTTGCCAGCTCTGGGGtcccccaggaggcagagaatgaG TTCCTGTCGCTGGATGACTTCCCTGACTCCCGGACTAATGTGGATCTCAAGAATGATCAGGCGCCCAGT GAGGTCCTCCTCATCCCCCTGCTGCCCATGGCCCTGGTAGCCCCTGATGAAATGGAGAAGAACAACAATCCCCTGTACAG CCGTCAGGGTGAGGTCCTGGCCAGCCGGAAGGATTTCAGGATGAACACGTGCGTTCCCCACCCCAGAGGGGCCTTCATGTTGGAGCCAGAGGGCATGTCCCCCATGGAGCCAGCGGGCATTTCCCCCATGCCAGGGACCCAGAAGG ACGCCGGGAGGACTGAGGAGCAGCCAATGGAAGTTTCCGTGTGCAGGAGCCCTGTCCCAGCACTCGGCTTCTCCCAGGAGCCAG GCCCCTCTCCAGAAGGCCCGATGCCCCTGGGCGGGGGTGAAGACGAGGATGCAGAGGAGGCAGtagagcttcctgaggcctcggCCCCCAAGGCCGCTCTGGAACCCGAGGAGCCCAGGAGCCCGCAGCAG AGTGCTGGCCTGCCCAGGAGGTACATGCTGCGGGAGCGAGAGGGGGCCCCAGAGCCTGCATCCTGCGTGAAG GAGACTCCAGACCCCTGGCAGAGCCTGGACCCCTTTGACTCCCTGGAGTCTAAGCCCTTCAAGAAAG GTAGGCCTTACTCTGTGCCCCCCTGTGTGGAGGAGGCTCTGGGACAGAAGCGCAAGAGGAAGGGCGCTGCCAAGTTGCAGGACTTCCACCAGTGGTACCTGGCTGCCT ATGCTGACCATGCTGACAGCAGGAGGCTTCGGCGAAAGGGTCCGTCCTTTGCAG ACATGGAGGTCCTGTACTGGACACACGTGAAGGAGCAGTTGGAAACTCTCCGGAAGCTGCAGAGGAGGGAG GTGGCTGAGCAGTGGCTGCGGCCTACAGAGGAGGACCACCTGGAGGATTCCCTGGAAGACCTGGGGGCAGCAG CAGATGACTTTCTAGAGCCTGAGGAGTATGTGGAACCCGAGGGAGTAGACCCCAGGGAAGCTGCTGGCCTTG ACGCAGTGCCGATGTCCCTGAGCTACGAGGAGCTGGTTCGAAGGAATGTG GAGCTCTTCATCGCCACCTCTCAGAAGTTTGTCCAGGAGACAGAGCTGAGCCAGCGCATCAAGGACTGGGAGGACACAGTGCAGCCTCTGCTCCAGGAGCAG GAGCAGCATGTGCCCTTTGACATCCACACCTATGGGGACCAGTTGGTCTCACGGTTCCCCCAGCTCAATGAGTGGTGTCCCTTTGCGGAGCTGGTGGCTGGGCAGCCGGCCTTCGAGGTGTGCCGTTCCATGCTGGCCTCCCTGCAGCTG GCCAATGACTACACGGTGGAGATTACCCAGCAGCCCGGGCTGGAGACAGCTGTGGACACCATGTCCCTGAGACTGCTCACGCACCAGCGAGCCCACAAGCGCTTCCAGACCTACGCGGCCCCCTCCATGGCGCAGCCCTGA